The nucleotide window ACACCGAGCTGTTCGCCTCCAGCGTGACCTTGCCGATCACTGTGGCAGTGTCGGCCACGAAGGCGGTGGCGTCGATGTCGGGCGCATCCGTGCCCAACTGGTAGATCGTCATGGCTTGGCCTTGTCCGGGGAAAATATTGGCGACATTTTACGCCCTTGCGCCCCGGAAGCCGTGCCGTTCACATTTGCAAGGCGAATAAGCACGATCGTGCTAAACTTGCTTCGACAAGGACTTTCTTCAACGAAGGTCCGCATATTGCGACGACACCGACCATTTCAAGACCAGCCCCATGACACCGTCCCGTTCCGATTTCCTCACCGTGCGCGGCCTGCGCACCCATGTCCGCCACTGGGGCCGCGAAGGCGCGCCGAAGATCTTCATGCTGCACGGCTGGATGGACGTCGGCGCGTCGTTCCAGTTCGTGGTCGATCACCTGGGTGGCGACTGGCATGTCATCGCCCCCGACTGGCGCGGTTTCGGCCTGACCGAGCGGTCCGGTACCGACACTTACTGGTTCCCCGACTACCTGGCCGACCTGGAGGCGATCCTGCGCCATTACCAGCCGGAAGGGCAGGTCGACCTGGTCGGCCACAGCATGGGCGGCAACATCGCCGGCATCTATGCGGGCGTGCGGCCGGAACGGATCCGCCGCTTCGTCAACCTGGAAGGCTTCGGCCTGACGGGCGCGAAGCCGGAGGACGCGCCGAAGCGCTATGCGAAATGGCTGGACGAACTGCTCGATCCACCGGCGATGAAGGGTTACCCGACCCGGGAAGCCGTCGCGGCACGCCTGCAGAAGACCAACCCGCGCCTGACCGACGAGCGGGCGGCCTTCCTGGCGAAACACTGGTCAGCCCGCAATGCGGCCGGCGAATGGGAAATCCTCGGCGACCCGGTGCACAAGCAGGCCAGCCCGCTGCCGTACCACGCCGAGGACATCATGGCGTGCTGGCGCCGCATCACCGCCCCGGTGCTGTGGGTGGAAGCGGCGGACACCAATATGTGGCTGTGGCTGGGCGGGCCGGAAGAGGGCCGGCGCGAGGTCGACCGCAGGATGGCGCATATCGCCGACATCACGCCGAAGATGGTGCCCGATGCCGGCCACATGCTGCACCACGACCAGCCGGCGCTGCTGGCGGCGATGATCCGGGACTTCCTGGCCTGAGTTCCCGCCGCGTTCGCGTGTCGTTCATTCGCATGTCGTTCATCCGAGTCTTGTTCATAGGCTCATGCCACGCCTCGTCTCATGCCACGCATAAATGCGCGCTTGCGGCGCCGCGCGGCGGGCGGCGGTACAATGACCGCTCGTTACCGTTTCCCTCCGCCCATGCTGAAAGTCGACCTGCACTGCCATTCCAATGTTTCCGACGGCGTCCTCGCGCCTGCCGCCGTGGCGAAGTACGCGCGCCAGGCCGGCGTGGACGTGTGGGCATTGACCGACCACGATGAAGTGGGCGGCATCGCCGCCGCGCGCGCCGCGGCGCTCGAGCTGGGCATGCGCTTCGTGGCCGGCGTGGAGATCTCGATCACGTGGAGCGGCGAAACGGTGCACATCGTCGGCCTGAACATCGACGAGAACGATCCCGCGCTGCTGCGGGGGCTGGCCGCCACCCGCGAGGGCCGCGATGCGCGCGGCCGCGAGATCGGCGAACAGCTGGCCAAGGCCGGCATCCCCGGCGCCTACGAAGGCGCGCTGGAATTCGTCGACAACCCGGCGCTGATGTCGCGTACCCACTTCGCCCGCTTCCTGGTGCAGCAGGGCTATTGCGCCAACACCCCGGAAGTGTTCCGCAAGTACCTGTCCGAAGGCAAGCCCGGTTTCGTGCCGCACCGCTGGGCCAGCCTGGAACAGGCCGTCGGCTGGATCCGGGGCGCCGGCGGGGTGGCCGTGATCGCCCACCCGGGCCGCTACCGCTTCACCCAGTTGCAGCAGGGCGTGCTGTTCGATGAGTTCAAGGAACTGGGCGGCAGCGCGATCGAAGTGGTGACCGGCAGCCATACGCCGGACCAGTACCCGGTGTATGCGCAGCTGGCCAATGCCTATGGCTTCCTGGCTTCGCGCGGCACCGATTTCCATGCGCCGGGCGAGGCGCGGGTGGATTTCGCCGCGCTGCCGCCGCTGCCGGCCAGCGTCACGCCGGTCTGGCACGACTGGACCTGACGGCCCGCCTGGCCGGAAAAAGTCCCGGCCAGTGCATCTCCGTGGCTGGCGCCAGGCCGGAAATACCCTTGTAATTCTGTGGTTATAGCCTTATATGGCCCCTCGGATCACATCCGGAGACTTCTACATGAAACGCATCGTCCTGTTTATCGCCACCAACCTCGCCGTGATGTTGGTGTTGTCCATCGTACTGTCGCTGCTCGGCATCGGCCGGCCCGGCGCTGGCGGGCAACTGGAGATGGGCGGACTGCTGGCGTTCTCGCTGGTGGTCGGTTTTACCGGCTCGATCATCTCCCTGCTGATTTCCAAGCCGATGGCGAAGTGGACCACCGGCGCCCGCGTGATCGACGCGCCGCAGAATTCCACCGAGCAGTGGCTGCTGTCCACCGTGCAGGGCCTGGCCCAGCGCGCCGGCATCGGCATGCCCGAAGTGGCCGTGTATGACGGCGAACCGAACGCCTTCGCCACCGGCGCCTTCAAGAATTCCGCGCTGGTGGCCGTGTCCACCGGCCTGCTGCAATCGATGAACCGCGAAGAAGTGGAAGCGGTGCTGGGCCACGAGGTGGCGCACATCGCCAACGGCGACATGGTCACGCTGACCCTGATCCAGGGCGTGGTGAATACCTTCGTGGTGTTCTTCGCCCGTATCGTCGGCTTCTTCGTCGACAAGGTACTGCTGCGCAACGAGGGCGGCCGCGGCATCGGCTACATGGCCACCGTGTTTGTCTGCGAAATCGTGTTTGGCCTGCTGGCATCGATCATCGTGGCCTGGTTCTCGCGCAAGCGCGAATTCCGCGCCGATGCCGGCTCGGCCCGCCTGCTGGGCAGCACCGCGCCGATGCAGAACGCGCTGGCCCGCCTGGGCGGCATGGAGCCGGGCGGCCTGCCGCAGAACATGGCCGCTTCCGGTATCTCGGGCGGCGGCGGCTGGTCGGCACTGTTCTCCACCCACCCGCCGTTCGAGGAACGCATCGCGGCATTGCAGGCACTGAGGTAAGGTGCCCGGTCAACCGGAAAAATCGAGGCATGAGCCAATTCTTTGAAATCCACCCTGTCAACCCGCAAGGCCGCCTGATCAAGCAGGCGGCCCAGATCATCCACGGCGGCGGCGTCGTCGCCGTGCCCACCGACTCGTGCTATGCGCTGGTGTGCCACCTGGACGACAAGGCGGCCGTCGAGCGCCTGCGCCGCATCCGCGGCATCGATGAAAAGCACCACCTGGCGCTGCTGTGCCGCGACCTGTCCGAGATCGGCGTGTATGCCCGCGTCGACAACAAGCAGTTCCGGCTGCTGAAGGCGGCCACCCCGGGGCCGTTCACGTTCATCCTGGAAGCCACGCGGGAAGTGCCGCGCCGGCTGTCGCACCCGTCGCGCAAGACCATCGGCCTGCGTGTGCCGGAAACGCCGATCGTCGAGGCGCTGATGGCCGAGCTGGGCCAGCCGCTGATCTCGTCCACGCTGATCTTGCCGGACGAGACCGAACCACTGAACGATCCCGAAGAGATCAATGCCCGCATCGGCAAGCAGCTGGACCTGGTCATCGACGGCGGGGCTTGCAGCATGGAGATGACGACCGTCGTCGACCTGACGGGTTCCGAGCCGGAGCTGGTTCGCCTGGGCCGCGGCGATCCAGCCATGGTGGGCCTGTGAAAGCCGGCCAATGAAAGCTGCGCCGGCCATCCTCCGCCGGCTTCTTTTCCTTTCTTTACCTTCCTCCCTCTTTCGACCCGCCAGGGCTGTCATTGCAGTCTGGTAAAATTTTGCCCATGAATGAATTCAGCCAAGCCATCCAGACCATCGCGGTGTATGCGATCCCCGTGCTGTTCGCGATTTCGCTGCACGAGGCGGCCCATGGCTACGTGGCCCGGTATTTCGGCGACCCGACCGCGCACGAGCAGGGGCGCCTGTCGGTCAATCCCACCCGGCATATCGATCCCTTCGGCACCATCATCCTGCCGCTGATCCTGTACCTGACGATCCACATGCCGTTCGGCTATGCCAAGCCGGTACCGGTCGACTACAGCCGCTTGCGCAATCCGAAGAAGCAGATGGGTTTCGTGGCCGCCGCCGGCCCGATGGCCAATTTCGCGATGGGCCTGGCCTGGATGATCTGGCTGGAGCTGATGACCGGCATGGGCGTGTCCGAACCGTTCCTGGTCAAGATGGCCGTTGCCGGCGTAAATGTGAACGCGATCATGTGCGTGTTCAACCTGCTGCCGGTGCCGCCGCTCGACGGCGGCCGTATCATGACGGCGCTGCTGCCGAACGAACTGGCGCGGCGCTATGCCCGGATCGAGTTGTATACCCCGTGGATCTTCATCGGCTTGCTGGTGGCGATGTATTTCAACCTGCTGACGCCGCTGCTGACGAGCATGGTGGGCATCTTCATCGGTGTGCTGGGCTTGCTGGTGCTGCCGCTGCAGCTGCTGCTCGGCTTATGAAGCATGGATCGGCCGGTGCGCGGCTGCGCGCGGCCATGGGATCGAGTAATACCTGACTGTGAGTGAAGGAACAGATGAGCGACGTGGTTTCTCCCTGGGTGCAACGCTTTGCACCATTGATTCCCGGTGGCGAGGTACTCGACCTCGCGTGCGGCAACGGCCGCCATTCGCGCCACCTTGTCACGCTGGGGCATGCGGTGATTGCCGTCGACCGGCGGCCGGACGCGCTGGCCGCCACGGCCGGGCCCGGCATCGTGACCAGCGACATCGACCTGGAGGTGGACGATGCGCCGTGGCCATTCGGACCGAACCGGTTTGCCGGCATCGTGGTCACCAATTACCTGCACCGGCCGCTGCTGGCCGACATGATCGGCAGCCTGGCGCCGAATGGCGTGCTGATCTATGAAACCTTCGCCGACGGCAATGCGGCATTCGGCAAGCCCAGCAATCCCGACTTCCTGTTGAAGCCGGGCGAATTGCTGGAACTGGCGCGCCAGCAGGGCTTGCGTGTCATCGCTTTCGAGGATGGCATCGTTAATGAGGATGGTCAGCAGGGCAGCGTCCGGGCCATGGTTCAGCGGGTGTGCGCCGTCAAGGCCGAGTTCCCGCGGGAAGCCGCGCTGCTCGGCCGTATCGGGAGTTGATACCGCCGCGAAATACCCCACGGGCGCAGGCGATCGTCTACAATCGACGTTTTCAATCTATTTGCAATTGGTTCAATATATGATTAAGGGCAGCATTGTTGCAATCGTGACGCCGATGCACGCGGATGGCAGTCTGGACTATGACAGCCTGAACCGCCTGATCGATTGGCATATTGCCGAAGGTACGGATGGCATCGTCATCGTCGGCACCACGGGTGAGTCCGCTACCGTGACGGTGGCCGAGCACTGTGCACTGATCAAGGCTTGCGTGGACCGGGTTTCCGGCCGTATTCCCGTGATCGCCGGCAGCGGTGGCAACTCGACCGCCGAAGCCATCGTGCTGACCCGTTATGCCAAGGAAGCCGGCGCCGATGCGACCTTGCAAGTAGTGCCTTACTATAACCGGCCGACCCAGGAAGGCATGTACCAGCACTTCAAGGCGATCGCCGAAGCGGTGGACCTGCCGGTCATCCTGTACAACGTGCCTGGCCGCACCGTGGCGGACATGGCGAACGACACCGTGGTGCGCCTGGCGGCCATCGAGAACATCATCGGCATCAAGGATGCCACCGGCAATATCGGCCGGGGCCTGGACCTGCTGCGCCTGCTGCGCGCGGTGCCGAAGGAATTCGCCGTGTATTCCGGCGACGATCCGACCGCGATGGCGCTGATGCTGGCTGGCGGCAAGGGCAATATTTCCGTGACCGCCAACGTGGCGCCGCGTGCCATGGCCGAGATGTGCGCCGCGGCCATGACGGGCGATATCGCCCGCGCCATCGAGATCAACGACAAGGTTTTCCCCCTGCACCAGAAACTGTTCGTCGAGCCGAACCCGGTGCCCGCCAAGTGGGCATTGGCGGAAATGGGCAAGATGCAAGCCGGCATCCGCCTGCCGCTGGTT belongs to Pseudoduganella albidiflava and includes:
- a CDS encoding class I SAM-dependent methyltransferase gives rise to the protein MSDVVSPWVQRFAPLIPGGEVLDLACGNGRHSRHLVTLGHAVIAVDRRPDALAATAGPGIVTSDIDLEVDDAPWPFGPNRFAGIVVTNYLHRPLLADMIGSLAPNGVLIYETFADGNAAFGKPSNPDFLLKPGELLELARQQGLRVIAFEDGIVNEDGQQGSVRAMVQRVCAVKAEFPREAALLGRIGS
- the htpX gene encoding protease HtpX; this encodes MKRIVLFIATNLAVMLVLSIVLSLLGIGRPGAGGQLEMGGLLAFSLVVGFTGSIISLLISKPMAKWTTGARVIDAPQNSTEQWLLSTVQGLAQRAGIGMPEVAVYDGEPNAFATGAFKNSALVAVSTGLLQSMNREEVEAVLGHEVAHIANGDMVTLTLIQGVVNTFVVFFARIVGFFVDKVLLRNEGGRGIGYMATVFVCEIVFGLLASIIVAWFSRKREFRADAGSARLLGSTAPMQNALARLGGMEPGGLPQNMAASGISGGGGWSALFSTHPPFEERIAALQALR
- a CDS encoding alpha/beta fold hydrolase; amino-acid sequence: MTPSRSDFLTVRGLRTHVRHWGREGAPKIFMLHGWMDVGASFQFVVDHLGGDWHVIAPDWRGFGLTERSGTDTYWFPDYLADLEAILRHYQPEGQVDLVGHSMGGNIAGIYAGVRPERIRRFVNLEGFGLTGAKPEDAPKRYAKWLDELLDPPAMKGYPTREAVAARLQKTNPRLTDERAAFLAKHWSARNAAGEWEILGDPVHKQASPLPYHAEDIMACWRRITAPVLWVEAADTNMWLWLGGPEEGRREVDRRMAHIADITPKMVPDAGHMLHHDQPALLAAMIRDFLA
- the dapA gene encoding 4-hydroxy-tetrahydrodipicolinate synthase, which translates into the protein MIKGSIVAIVTPMHADGSLDYDSLNRLIDWHIAEGTDGIVIVGTTGESATVTVAEHCALIKACVDRVSGRIPVIAGSGGNSTAEAIVLTRYAKEAGADATLQVVPYYNRPTQEGMYQHFKAIAEAVDLPVILYNVPGRTVADMANDTVVRLAAIENIIGIKDATGNIGRGLDLLRLLRAVPKEFAVYSGDDPTAMALMLAGGKGNISVTANVAPRAMAEMCAAAMTGDIARAIEINDKVFPLHQKLFVEPNPVPAKWALAEMGKMQAGIRLPLVPLASEFHQTVRTALVEAGVLA
- a CDS encoding L-threonylcarbamoyladenylate synthase, which gives rise to MSQFFEIHPVNPQGRLIKQAAQIIHGGGVVAVPTDSCYALVCHLDDKAAVERLRRIRGIDEKHHLALLCRDLSEIGVYARVDNKQFRLLKAATPGPFTFILEATREVPRRLSHPSRKTIGLRVPETPIVEALMAELGQPLISSTLILPDETEPLNDPEEINARIGKQLDLVIDGGACSMEMTTVVDLTGSEPELVRLGRGDPAMVGL
- a CDS encoding 3',5'-nucleoside bisphosphate phosphatase, with translation MLKVDLHCHSNVSDGVLAPAAVAKYARQAGVDVWALTDHDEVGGIAAARAAALELGMRFVAGVEISITWSGETVHIVGLNIDENDPALLRGLAATREGRDARGREIGEQLAKAGIPGAYEGALEFVDNPALMSRTHFARFLVQQGYCANTPEVFRKYLSEGKPGFVPHRWASLEQAVGWIRGAGGVAVIAHPGRYRFTQLQQGVLFDEFKELGGSAIEVVTGSHTPDQYPVYAQLANAYGFLASRGTDFHAPGEARVDFAALPPLPASVTPVWHDWT
- a CDS encoding site-2 protease family protein; its protein translation is MNEFSQAIQTIAVYAIPVLFAISLHEAAHGYVARYFGDPTAHEQGRLSVNPTRHIDPFGTIILPLILYLTIHMPFGYAKPVPVDYSRLRNPKKQMGFVAAAGPMANFAMGLAWMIWLELMTGMGVSEPFLVKMAVAGVNVNAIMCVFNLLPVPPLDGGRIMTALLPNELARRYARIELYTPWIFIGLLVAMYFNLLTPLLTSMVGIFIGVLGLLVLPLQLLLGL